A window from Mycobacterium saskatchewanense encodes these proteins:
- a CDS encoding DUF1254 domain-containing protein: protein MQVSADNFARAESDLYFGNIVKAGGFGAFTHFRELTPLDAQLVVRSNRDTLYSAGVFDLDAGPVTITLPDAGGRFMSMQVITEDHYVSAVRYEQGQHVLTRADVGTRYAMVIVRALVDPNDDADLDAVHKLQDALGVRQDDAGRFEVPQWDPASQESVRQALVQLGATLPDSHGMFGGREDTDPVRHLIGSATAWGGNPERDAMYLNGFPTNNDGVTVHRLVVDRVPVDAFWSVTVYNKDGYFTPNPQNAYSLNSVTARRGADDTITIRFGGCDGDAANCLPITPGWNYLVRLYRPRDEILSGAWKFPEAQPI, encoded by the coding sequence ATGCAGGTATCGGCGGACAACTTCGCGCGGGCCGAAAGCGACTTGTACTTCGGCAACATCGTCAAAGCTGGGGGCTTCGGCGCGTTCACGCACTTCCGGGAGCTCACGCCGCTCGACGCGCAACTGGTGGTGCGTTCGAACCGCGACACGCTGTACTCGGCGGGCGTCTTCGACCTCGACGCCGGACCCGTGACCATAACGCTGCCCGACGCAGGCGGACGCTTCATGTCGATGCAGGTGATCACCGAAGACCACTACGTGTCCGCCGTCCGCTACGAACAGGGGCAACACGTCCTGACCCGCGCCGACGTCGGCACGCGGTACGCGATGGTGATCGTCCGGGCCCTCGTCGACCCGAACGATGACGCCGATCTGGACGCCGTCCACAAGCTGCAGGATGCCCTCGGGGTGCGGCAGGACGACGCCGGCCGCTTCGAGGTCCCGCAGTGGGACCCGGCGAGCCAGGAGTCGGTGCGCCAGGCGCTGGTTCAGCTCGGCGCCACCTTGCCGGACTCGCACGGGATGTTCGGCGGCCGGGAGGACACCGACCCGGTCCGACACCTGATCGGCTCGGCAACCGCCTGGGGCGGCAACCCGGAACGAGATGCCATGTACCTCAACGGCTTTCCAACCAACAACGACGGCGTCACCGTTCATCGGCTGGTCGTGGACCGAGTGCCCGTCGACGCCTTCTGGTCGGTGACGGTGTACAACAAGGACGGCTACTTCACGCCGAACCCGCAAAACGCCTATTCCCTCAACAGCGTCACGGCCCGCCGCGGCGCCGATGACACGATCACCATCCGGTTCGGCGGCTGCGACGGCGACGCGGCGAACTGCCTCCCGATCACCCCAGGATGGAATTACCTGGTGCGGCTGTACCGCCCACGCGACGAAATCCTTTCCGGCGCCTGGAAATTCCCCGAAGCTCAACCGATTTGA
- a CDS encoding NYN domain-containing protein → MTEPMAARVAVYLDFDNIVISRYDQLNGRSSFQRDKAKGLDQHPERLARATVDVGAILDFASSFGTLVLTRAYADWSAEINAGYRGQLVARAVDLVQLFPAAAYGKNGADIRLAVDAVEDMFRLPDLTHVVIVAGDSDYIPLAQRCKRLGRYVVGIGVAGASSRALAAACDEFVIYDALPGVPALEPGPAADTGETVAKRRGRGTKAAEPEEPDVPDPQAAATALLMRALQIGLERDDVEWLHNSAVKAQMKRMDPSFSEKALGFRSFSDFLRSRSDVVELDETSTTRMVRLRIEK, encoded by the coding sequence ATGACTGAGCCAATGGCGGCCCGGGTGGCCGTCTACCTCGACTTCGACAACATCGTGATCTCGCGGTACGACCAGCTGAACGGTCGTAGTTCCTTCCAGCGCGACAAGGCCAAGGGGCTCGACCAGCATCCGGAGCGGCTGGCCCGGGCCACGGTGGACGTCGGGGCGATCCTGGACTTCGCGTCGTCGTTCGGGACGCTCGTGCTCACCCGCGCCTACGCGGACTGGTCCGCGGAGATCAACGCCGGGTACCGCGGGCAGCTGGTCGCCCGGGCGGTCGACCTGGTGCAACTGTTCCCCGCCGCGGCCTACGGCAAGAACGGCGCCGATATCCGGCTGGCGGTCGACGCGGTCGAGGACATGTTCCGGCTGCCCGACCTGACCCATGTGGTGATCGTCGCCGGTGACTCCGACTACATCCCGCTGGCGCAGCGCTGCAAGCGGCTCGGCCGGTACGTGGTGGGCATCGGCGTGGCCGGCGCGTCGAGCCGCGCGCTGGCGGCGGCGTGCGACGAGTTCGTCATCTACGACGCGCTGCCGGGGGTCCCGGCGCTCGAACCCGGGCCGGCGGCCGACACCGGGGAAACGGTCGCGAAGCGGCGGGGCCGGGGCACCAAGGCGGCCGAACCCGAGGAGCCGGACGTGCCCGACCCGCAAGCCGCAGCCACCGCGCTGCTGATGCGGGCGCTGCAGATCGGCCTGGAGCGCGACGACGTCGAATGGTTGCACAACTCGGCGGTCAAGGCGCAGATGAAGCGGATGGATCCGTCGTTCAGCGAAAAGGCTTTGGGTTTCCGCTCATTCAGCGACTTTCTGCGTTCGCGCTCGGATGTCGTCGAGCTGGACGAGACCTCGACGACGCGGATGGTGCGGCTGCGCATTGAGAAATGA
- a CDS encoding alpha/beta fold hydrolase — translation MSEPKFLELHGDRVAYRDEGRGEVLLLIHGMAGSSETWRSVIPRLSKKYRVIAPDLLGHGQSAKPRGDYSLGAFAVWLRDFLDELGVGQATLVGHSLGGGVAMQFVYQHPDYANRLVLIGSGGLGPDVGLVLRLLSAPGAEFILPVIAPKPVLTVGNKLRSWLRGAGIHSPRGAELWSAYSSLSDRETRQSFLRTLRSVVDYRGQAVSALSRLRLREELPVMAIWGERDGIIPVDHAYAAHEARADSRLEVLPDVGHFPQVEAPNEVVELIEDFLASGDRRGTDSPQPSF, via the coding sequence ATGAGCGAGCCGAAATTCCTGGAGTTGCACGGCGACCGCGTCGCCTACCGTGACGAAGGCCGCGGCGAAGTCCTGCTGCTGATCCACGGCATGGCGGGCAGTTCGGAGACCTGGCGTTCGGTGATACCGCGGCTGTCCAAGAAGTACCGGGTGATCGCGCCGGACCTGCTCGGTCACGGCCAGTCGGCCAAACCCCGCGGCGATTACTCGCTGGGCGCGTTCGCGGTGTGGCTGCGCGATTTCCTCGACGAACTGGGCGTCGGCCAGGCCACGCTGGTGGGGCACTCCCTCGGCGGCGGCGTCGCGATGCAGTTCGTATACCAGCACCCCGATTACGCCAACCGGCTCGTGCTGATCGGCAGCGGCGGCCTGGGCCCCGACGTCGGACTGGTGCTGCGGCTGCTCTCGGCGCCCGGGGCGGAGTTCATCCTGCCGGTCATCGCGCCCAAGCCGGTGCTGACCGTCGGGAACAAGCTGAGGTCCTGGCTGCGGGGCGCCGGGATCCATTCGCCGCGCGGCGCCGAATTGTGGAGTGCCTACTCGTCGCTGTCGGACCGGGAGACGCGGCAGTCGTTCCTGCGGACCCTGCGGTCGGTCGTCGACTACCGCGGGCAGGCGGTCAGCGCCCTTAGCAGGCTGCGGCTGCGCGAGGAACTGCCGGTCATGGCGATCTGGGGGGAGCGGGACGGCATCATCCCCGTCGACCACGCTTATGCGGCGCACGAGGCGCGCGCGGACAGCAGGCTCGAGGTGCTGCCCGACGTCGGCCACTTCCCGCAGGTAGAGGCCCCCAACGAGGTCGTCGAGCTGATCGAGGACTTCCTCGCGAGCGGAGACCGCCGCGGCACGGACAGCCCGCAGCCCAGCTTCTGA
- a CDS encoding fatty acyl-AMP ligase — MSRFTETMYANARTSSKGLVTGEPDNPVRHTWAEVHERAQRIAGGLAEAGVGHGDAVAVLAGAPVEIAPTAQGIWMRGASLTMLHQPTPRTDLLRWAADTTAVIDTIDAGTVIVSDPFMAAAPLLSERGLRVLTIAELLDGSPIEPVATDEDDLALLQLTSGSAGSPKAVRITHRNVVANAEAMFVGARVDPDTDVIVSWLPLFHDMGMTGFLTVPMYFGAELVKVTPMDFLRDVLLWPKLIDKYRGTMTAAPNFAYNLLTKRLRRQATPGQFDLSSLRWALSGAEQVEPADVEDLIDAGKPFGLRPEAILPAYGMAETTVATSFTECGTGLVVDEVDADLLALLRRAVPSTGGKTRRLAVLGRLLAGMEVRIVDEYDALLPHRAVGVIQVRGESVSEGYATRAGFVSAQDAQGWYDTGDLGYLTEAGGVVVCGRLKDVIVMAGRNIYPTDIERAAARVPRVRPGCVVAVRLDAGRSRETFAVAVESAAWQDPDAARQIERQVVHEVVVEVGARPRNVVVLEPGMIPKTPSGKLRRSYALALVS; from the coding sequence GTGAGCCGATTCACCGAGACCATGTACGCCAACGCCCGCACCAGCAGCAAGGGTCTGGTCACCGGGGAACCGGACAACCCCGTGCGGCACACGTGGGCCGAGGTGCACGAGCGGGCCCAGCGGATCGCGGGCGGGCTGGCGGAGGCGGGTGTCGGACACGGGGATGCCGTGGCCGTGCTGGCGGGCGCACCGGTGGAGATCGCCCCGACGGCGCAGGGTATCTGGATGCGCGGCGCCAGCCTGACGATGCTGCACCAGCCGACGCCGCGCACCGACCTGCTGCGCTGGGCCGCCGACACCACGGCCGTCATCGACACGATCGACGCCGGGACGGTGATCGTGTCCGACCCGTTCATGGCGGCGGCGCCGCTGCTCTCCGAGCGGGGACTGCGCGTGCTGACCATCGCCGAGCTGCTCGATGGCAGCCCCATTGAGCCCGTCGCCACCGACGAGGACGACCTCGCGCTGCTGCAGCTCACCTCCGGATCGGCCGGATCCCCCAAGGCCGTGCGGATCACCCACCGAAACGTCGTGGCCAACGCCGAGGCCATGTTCGTCGGCGCGCGCGTCGACCCCGACACCGACGTCATCGTCAGCTGGCTGCCGCTCTTCCACGACATGGGCATGACCGGCTTCCTGACCGTCCCGATGTACTTCGGCGCCGAGCTGGTCAAGGTCACGCCGATGGACTTCCTCCGCGACGTGCTGCTGTGGCCCAAGCTGATCGACAAGTACCGCGGCACCATGACCGCCGCGCCGAACTTCGCCTACAACCTGCTGACCAAGCGCCTCCGCAGGCAGGCCACGCCCGGCCAGTTCGACCTGTCGTCGCTACGCTGGGCGCTGTCCGGCGCCGAACAGGTGGAGCCCGCCGACGTCGAGGACCTGATCGACGCCGGAAAGCCCTTCGGCCTGCGGCCCGAAGCCATCCTGCCGGCCTATGGCATGGCCGAGACGACGGTCGCGACCTCGTTCACCGAGTGCGGCACCGGACTCGTCGTCGACGAGGTCGATGCCGACCTCCTGGCGTTGCTGCGCCGGGCCGTCCCGTCGACCGGGGGAAAGACGCGCCGGCTGGCCGTGCTCGGGCGGTTGTTGGCGGGCATGGAGGTCCGCATCGTCGACGAGTACGACGCGCTGCTCCCGCACCGCGCGGTCGGCGTCATCCAGGTCCGCGGCGAGTCGGTCAGCGAGGGCTACGCGACGCGGGCCGGTTTCGTGTCGGCGCAAGACGCGCAGGGCTGGTACGACACCGGCGACCTCGGCTACCTGACGGAGGCCGGCGGCGTCGTGGTGTGCGGCCGACTGAAGGACGTCATCGTGATGGCCGGCCGGAACATCTACCCGACCGACATCGAACGGGCTGCTGCGCGGGTGCCGCGGGTACGCCCCGGCTGCGTGGTGGCGGTGCGGCTGGACGCGGGGCGGTCTCGCGAAACCTTCGCCGTGGCGGTCGAATCCGCGGCGTGGCAGGACCCGGACGCGGCGCGGCAGATCGAGCGTCAGGTTGTGCACGAGGTCGTGGTGGAGGTTGGCGCCCGGCCCCGGAATGTGGTCGTGCTCGAGCCCGGGATGATTCCGAAGACACCGTCGGGCAAGCTGCGGCGGTCCTACGCGCTGGCGCTGGTCAGCTGA
- a CDS encoding DUF732 domain-containing protein, translating to MKRRNRLAALVALTVAVGVLAQPRLPAAHAAPAPEVEYVYDVMVRRHYDFATPAEAVNYGYGICDKVSQGQSYGQVMGDVKRDVTPADEFAANYLVSYAVNLLCPGQIWQLRNSAGHYRPPAE from the coding sequence ATGAAGCGGCGCAATCGGCTTGCCGCATTGGTCGCCCTGACTGTTGCGGTCGGCGTCCTAGCGCAGCCGCGATTACCGGCGGCACACGCCGCCCCCGCACCTGAGGTTGAGTACGTCTACGACGTTATGGTGCGCCGGCACTATGACTTTGCCACTCCCGCGGAGGCCGTCAACTACGGCTATGGAATTTGCGACAAGGTCAGCCAAGGCCAGAGTTATGGCCAAGTGATGGGCGATGTGAAACGCGACGTTACCCCTGCCGACGAATTCGCTGCGAACTACCTGGTCTCCTACGCGGTGAATCTACTGTGTCCTGGCCAGATCTGGCAGCTGCGAAACTCGGCGGGCCACTACCGCCCCCCGGCGGAGTAA